A region from the Rhodothermus profundi genome encodes:
- a CDS encoding T9SS type A sorting domain-containing protein: AVGLRLLEVAPYLVAAEDEGAVPERFALYEAYPNPFRRQATIRFAVPRQVRVRLEVYDVLGRRVGVLVDEKLAPGLYAVRFEAQGLASGLYFYRLTAGSFVQQRKIILVK; this comes from the coding sequence TGCCGTAGGCCTGCGCCTGTTGGAAGTGGCCCCCTATCTGGTGGCCGCCGAAGACGAAGGCGCTGTGCCCGAACGCTTTGCGCTCTACGAAGCCTATCCCAATCCGTTTCGGCGGCAGGCTACGATTCGCTTTGCCGTGCCACGGCAGGTGCGGGTGCGCCTGGAAGTCTACGACGTGCTGGGAAGACGCGTCGGCGTGTTGGTGGACGAAAAGCTAGCGCCTGGCCTCTATGCCGTGCGTTTCGAAGCGCAGGGCCTGGCCAGTGGCTTGTATTTCTATCGCCTCACGGCCGGCAGCTTCGTCCAACAACGCAAAATCATCCTGGTTAAATAA